In a single window of the Coregonus clupeaformis isolate EN_2021a chromosome 10, ASM2061545v1, whole genome shotgun sequence genome:
- the LOC121574661 gene encoding LOW QUALITY PROTEIN: protein-glutamine gamma-glutamyltransferase 5 (The sequence of the model RefSeq protein was modified relative to this genomic sequence to represent the inferred CDS: deleted 1 base in 1 codon): MEELIIQFVNLELQGNHESHKTQGFSSKTLVVRRGAPFKVTLLLKGRAFNPQTDTLVFRVLLGQMYVEFPVTFSKQGSPSQWSAYFTTKGLNPKSPSLYISSPASSSVGLYSIQLHVLTQHGQQGYVVGDFILLCNPWCHEDAVHIPFEDQREEYVKNDSGLLYMGTPKNLESRPWSFDQYEPEILDICLKLLQVSPQHGRNWQKDYLHRADPVYLSRVVSAMINCEDDRGVLRGNWSGDFKNGVPPSKWTGSADILRQWAKSKFSPVKYGQCWVFAAVMCTVMRALGIPSRVITNFNSAHDTNGNLVIEEFYSETGKKLPHSKDSIWNFHVWVECWMTRPDLGAGFDGWQVLDPTPQERSGGIFCCGPAPVKAIRDRRVDLVYDIPFVYAAVNADIHTVIVKQGQVLSSSTDTERVGSLIVTKTIGSPRPQNITGDYKPTKAAMSSHRSRGARSTQGLSVSLSLLKVPAAGENISFTVMVTNMESVPKVLREHVNAQTKEYNHSPSDAFWEAHNIIRIAPHEAKAIHHQIGHVLYESLMGDDLVNLAVVMEDKSTQERVLASEEFNITSPQLFIQIADEDSIVPHKEHTALVVFRNPFSVPVSGVLTVAGSGLIEGKIHSRIHLLKPGGTVERIFSFTPRIVGKKMLQSTLVLKNNSTKITGYRMISVKAA; this comes from the exons ATGGAAG AATTGATTATCCAATTTGTCAACTTGGAACTGCAGGGCAACCATGAGAGCCACAAGACCCAGGGGTTCAGCTCTAAAACCCTGGTGGTGCGGAGAGGAGCACCCTTCAAAGTCACCCTGCTCCTCAAGGGACGAGCCTTTAACCCACAAACTGACACCCTGGTGTTCAGAGTCCTCCTAG GTCAGATGTACGTGGAGTTCCCCGTCACCTTCTCCAAGCAGGGATCC CCCTCCCAATGGAGCGCCTACTTCACCACCAAAGGCCTGAACCCCAAATCTCCCTCTTTGTACATATCCAGCCCTGCCTCTTCCTCCGTAGGGCTCTACAGTATTCAGCTCCACGTGCTCACACAGCACGGTCAGCAGGGCTACGTGGTGGGAGACTTCATCCTCCTTTGCAACCCCTGGTGCCATG AGGATGCAGTGCACATTCCCTTCGAAGACCAGAGAGAGGAATATGTAAAGAATGACTCTGGTTTATTGTACATGGGGACCCCTAAAAACCTTGAATCAAGACCTTGGTCGTTCGATCAG TACGAGCCAGAGATTCTGGATATTTGTCTGAAGCTGCTCCAGGTCAGCCCGCAGCATGGCAGGAACTGGCAGAAGGACTACCTTCACCGCGCTGACCCTGTCTACCTCAGTAGGGTGGTGTCTGCCATG ATTAACTGCGAAGACGACCGAGGAGTCCTGAGAGGGAACTGGTCGGGCGATTTTAAGAACGGGGTGCCCCCCTCCAAGTGGACAGGAAGTGCGGATATTTTGAGACAATGGGCCAAGTCCAAGTTCAGCCCAGTGAAGTACGGCCAGTGCTGGGTGTTTGCTGCTGTGATGTGCACAG TCATGAGAGCTCTTGGCATTCCATCCCGTGTCATCACCAACTTCAACTCAGCCCATGACACCAACGGCAACCTGGTCATCGAGGAGTTTTACTCTGAGACGGGCAAGAAACTACCTCACAGTAAAGACAGCATATG GAACTTCCATGTATGGGTGGAGTGTTGGATGACCCGGCCAGACCTGGGTGCAGGATTTGATGGGTGGCAGGTTTTGGATCCAACCCCGCAGGAGAGGAGCGGAG GAATCTTCTGCTGTGGCCCAGCCCCAGTGAAGGCTATCAGAGACAGGCGTGTGGACCTGGTCTACGACATCCCCTTTGTGTATGCTGCGGTGAATGCTGACATCCATACGGTCATTGTGAAGCAGGGCCAGGTGCTGAGCTCcagcacagacacagagagagttgGATCCCTCATCGTCACCAAGACCATAGGCTCACCAAGGCCTCAGAACATCACAGGGGACTACAAACCCACCAAAG CTGCCATGTCCTCCCACAGATCAAGGGGTGCAA GGTCAACTCAGGGCCTCTCAGTGTCTCTGAGCCTCCTTAAAGTGCCTGCTGCTGGGGAAAACATCTCCTTCACAGTCATGGTCACGAACATGGAAAGCGTCCCCAAGGTGCTGAGGGAGCATGTCAACGCTCAGACCAAGGAGTACAACCACAGTCCCTCAGACGCCTTCTGGGAGGCCCACAACATCATACGGATAGCGCCGCACGAAG ctaAGGCCATTCATCACCAGATCGGCCATGTCCTGTATGAGTCTCTGATGGGAGATGACCTGGTCAACCTGGCTGTGGTCATGGAGGACAAGTCTACTCAGGAGAGAGTCCTGGCCTCAGAGGAGTTCAACATCACCAGCCCTCAGCTCTTTATACAG ATTGCAGATGAAGACTCCATCGTGCCACACAAGGAGCACACTGCCCTCGTAGTCTTCCGCAACCCCTTCTCTGTACCTGTGAGCGGCGTATTAACCGTGGCTGGCTCTGGTTTGATCGAGGGGAAAATTCACTCAAG GATTCACCTGTTAAAGCCAGGGGGCACTGTGGAGAGGATTTTCAGTTTCACTCCGAGGATTGTGGGAAAAAAGATGTTGCAGTCTACTCTAGTCCTCAAAAACAACTCTACAAAAATTACAGGCTACAGAATGATCTCTGTGAAGGCAGCGTAG